One window from the genome of Candidatus Obscuribacterales bacterium encodes:
- a CDS encoding response regulator transcription factor, whose amino-acid sequence MNKICILLADDQPLLRQGLKVLLELEPDLTIVGEASTGQAAVQQALHLKPDVVLMDIRMPVMDGVAATAQIHHQLPTTKVLVLTTFDNDEYVTAAIQNGAVGYLLKDTPSEELAIAIRAIHKGYSQFSPGILQKMMADLAHPTSTTPDLPPGFQDLTHRERDVLRLIAQGANNREIAQQLYISEGTVKNHVTHILSRLELRDRTQAALFAQSVLDRLTDEPE is encoded by the coding sequence ATGAACAAAATTTGCATTCTCTTAGCTGATGATCAACCCTTACTGCGCCAAGGACTCAAGGTCTTGCTGGAGCTAGAACCCGATCTAACCATTGTGGGCGAAGCCTCAACAGGGCAGGCAGCCGTACAGCAGGCCCTACATCTAAAACCGGATGTGGTGCTCATGGATATTCGTATGCCCGTGATGGATGGCGTGGCAGCAACAGCACAGATCCACCACCAGCTCCCTACAACCAAAGTTCTGGTCTTGACGACCTTTGATAACGATGAATATGTCACCGCAGCCATCCAAAACGGAGCGGTGGGCTATTTGCTGAAAGACACGCCATCGGAGGAGTTGGCGATCGCCATTCGAGCTATCCATAAAGGCTATAGCCAGTTTAGTCCCGGCATTCTGCAAAAAATGATGGCCGATCTGGCGCATCCTACATCCACCACCCCAGATTTACCCCCAGGTTTTCAAGATCTCACCCACCGAGAGCGGGATGTGTTGCGACTAATTGCCCAAGGTGCAAACAACCGAGAGATTGCTCAACAGCTTTATATTTCAGAAGGGACGGTCAAAAATCACGTCACCCACATCCTGTCACGCCTAGAACTCCGCGATCGCACCCAAGCTGCCCTCTTTGCCCAATCAGTTTTAGATCGCCTCACGGATGAACCAGAATAA